The genomic stretch TCGCCCGCCGCATGACGACGCCCGGCGCACTGCACGAGGCCAGCACGCGGGAGCTGGCCCTCTGGCGCGAGCTGGTGGCCGCCTACGGCGACCTCCAGGCGCTCCTCGCCGATCCCGAGACGCTCGCCGATCCGGTCCACGTCGGTCTCGGTCGCGAGCGCGCCGAGCGCTGCACGGCCGAGCTCCAGGCCCTGCGCGCCGTCCTCGGCCCGTGGCGGGTCGACGGGACGCCGGTCCCGGCCGACGTGCGCGCGCTCTGGCGTGCGTCCGCGGAGCTGGCGACCGAGGCCGCGGCGCTGAACGCCCGCCTGGTCGAGCAGGCGCGCGCCCGGCAGGACGCGATGGCGGCGCGGCTGCGCACGCTCGACGCCGGCCGGCGCGGCTTCGGCTACCGGCCCGCCGTCGCCCGCACCGCGACCGTCGCCGCGCGCGCCTGACGGTTCGCCGACACTGTCAGGCCGCTGACAGCGTCGGGCGGCGTCGCGCCCGCGGCCCGGCGCCGGCGCGCGCCGTCGCGGCTCGATTTTCCAGGCCCGACGGGCACGCGCGGGTTGGCAGCCGACTTGCAGTCGCAGGTCGCCAACGCCATGGGCAGGGACTTTCTCGCCGACCGCACGGTACTCGTCACGGGTGGCACCGGCTCCTTCGGGCGCCGCTTCGCCCACCACGTGCTCGCGTTCTCGAAGCCGCGGAAGCTCATCGTCCTGTCGCGGGACGAGCTGAAGCAGTTCGAGATGCGGGAGGAGTTCCACGACCATCCCGCGCTGCGCTTCTTCCTGGGCGACGTGCGCGACCGCGACCGCCTGCTGCGCGCCTTCCAGGGGGTGGACGTCGTGGTCCACGCCGCGGCGCTGAAGCAGGTGCCGGCGGCCGAGTACAACCCTTCGGAATGCGTCCGCACCAACATCATGGGGGCGCAGAACGTGATCGACGCCGCCATCGAGCGCGGCGTGCGCCGGGTGGTGGCGCTCAGCTCCGACAAGGCGTCGAACCCGGTGAACCTCTACGGCGCGACCAAGCTGGTGTCGGACAAGCTCTTCGTCGCGGGCAACACCTACGCCAGCCACGGCGACACCGAGCTGGCCGTGGTCCGCTACGGCAACGTGATGGGGAGCCGGGGCAGCGTGGTGCCGTTCTTCCGCAAGCTGCGGGCGACCGGCCGCATCCCGATCACCGACCGCCGCATGACGCGCTTCTGGCTGACGCTCGACCAGGCCGTCGAGTTCGTCCTGAAGGCGCTGGTTCGCATGCGCGGCGGCGAGATCTTCGTGCCCAAGCTCCCGAGCCTGCGCATCACCGATCTCGCCGAGGCGGTGGCGCCCGGCTGCCGCCTCGACGAGGTGGGCATCCGCCCGGGCGAGAAGCTGCACGAGCTCATGATCTCCGCCGAGGACGCGCGCAAGTCGGTCGAGTACGACGACCACTACGTGGTGCAGCCGTCGTTCCCGTGGTGGTCCGACGAGATGGCGTGGGAGAACGGCGGCCGGCCGGTGGCCGACGGCTTCGTCTACGCCAGCAACACGAACGATCGCTGGCTGTCGGTCGACGAGCTGCGCACGCTGCTCGCCGCCGAGGAGCCGGCCCGTAGCGACGACCGCCTTCCGCAGCGATCCCTGGCCGACGGGGACGACGCGCATGCCGCTTCCCTATAGCCGGCAGACGATCGGCGCGGACGAGATCGCCGCGGTCGCGCACGCGGCGGGCGATCCGTTCCTCACCGGCGGGCCGGGCGTCGCGCGCTTCGAGCGGGCGCTGGCCGAGGCGGTGGGGGCGCGCCACGCGATCGCGGTCTCGAGCGGGACGGCGGCGCTGCACGTCGCCTACCTCGCGGCCGGGCTGCGGCCGGGCGACCGCGTGGTCACCTCGCCGATCACCTTCGTCGCGACTGCGAACGCCGCCGTCCACTGCGGCGCCGAGGTCGCGTTCGGCGACGTCGACGCGCGCGGCAACCTCGACGCCGCGGGCGTCGGGCAGGCGGTGGCCCGCGCCGGGGCGCCCGCGCTCGTCGTGCCGGTGCACTATGCGGGGCATCCCGCCGACGTCGCCGCGCTCGCGGCGACCGTGCCGGGCGCCGTGGTGGTCGAGGACGCCTGTCACGCGCTCGGCGCGGTCGCCGCCGACGGCCGCCCGGTGGGCGCCTGCACGCACGCCGCGCTGGCGGTGTTCAGCTTCCACCCGGTGAAGATCATCACCACGGGCGAGGGCGGAGCCATCACGACGAACGACGACCTGCTCGCCCGCCGCTGCCGCCGGCTGCGCGATCACGGGCTCGTGCGCGAGGCTGCCGAGCGCGGCGTCGTCGACGAGCCGTGGGGCTACGAGATGCACGAGCCCGGCTTCAACTACCGCCTCACCGACCTCCAGGCCGCGCTCG from bacterium encodes the following:
- the pseB gene encoding UDP-N-acetylglucosamine 4,6-dehydratase (inverting) → MGRDFLADRTVLVTGGTGSFGRRFAHHVLAFSKPRKLIVLSRDELKQFEMREEFHDHPALRFFLGDVRDRDRLLRAFQGVDVVVHAAALKQVPAAEYNPSECVRTNIMGAQNVIDAAIERGVRRVVALSSDKASNPVNLYGATKLVSDKLFVAGNTYASHGDTELAVVRYGNVMGSRGSVVPFFRKLRATGRIPITDRRMTRFWLTLDQAVEFVLKALVRMRGGEIFVPKLPSLRITDLAEAVAPGCRLDEVGIRPGEKLHELMISAEDARKSVEYDDHYVVQPSFPWWSDEMAWENGGRPVADGFVYASNTNDRWLSVDELRTLLAAEEPARSDDRLPQRSLADGDDAHAASL
- the pseC gene encoding UDP-4-amino-4,6-dideoxy-N-acetyl-beta-L-altrosamine transaminase; the encoded protein is MPLPYSRQTIGADEIAAVAHAAGDPFLTGGPGVARFERALAEAVGARHAIAVSSGTAALHVAYLAAGLRPGDRVVTSPITFVATANAAVHCGAEVAFGDVDARGNLDAAGVGQAVARAGAPALVVPVHYAGHPADVAALAATVPGAVVVEDACHALGAVAADGRPVGACTHAALAVFSFHPVKIITTGEGGAITTNDDLLARRCRRLRDHGLVREAAERGVVDEPWGYEMHEPGFNYRLTDLQAALGTVQLGRLRAFVAARRTLAARYAAALRALPGVALVAPAPGTESSWHLLPVRLPASARRHVYAALRARAIGVQVHYVPVHRQPFYRQRGAEPAHCPAAEAFYAEELSLPCFPGMTDEDVTRVVDALGEALAAAPSPEKQRPHEGTPRDAHPAW